One Amaranthus tricolor cultivar Red isolate AtriRed21 chromosome 1, ASM2621246v1, whole genome shotgun sequence DNA window includes the following coding sequences:
- the LOC130798988 gene encoding allene oxide synthase 1, chloroplastic-like: MALYSLVSPSSSSSFLCLNRRRHDQYSHQQQIHAAITLPPKPTKSDPTSKSVVPVKKIPGNYGLPIIGPINDRQDYFYNQGRDEFFKSRINKYKSTVFRVNMPPGPFIASDPNVVVLLDGKSFPTLFDTSKVEKKDLFTGTFAPSVELTGGYRVLSFLDPSEPSHEKLKKLMFKLVSSTRHRVLPEFQASFSELFDELENELAKNGKAKFNEANDQASFNFLSRAWYGANPSESELGLSGPGIISKWVLFQLGPILSLGLPKFIEELTIHSFRLPFSLIKKDYQKLYDFFYQNSTELLEEATLLGISRDEACHNLIYTTCFNSFGGMKIFFPNMIKQIGRAGGNLHRRLAEEIRSAVRSNGGKVTMSAMEEMPLMKSVVYESLRIEPPVPLQYGRAKNDLIIESHDAAFQVKQGEMLLGYQPFATKDPKIFDRAEEFVPERFIGEEGEKMLKHVLWSNGPENESPTVHNKQCAGKDFVVLVSRLLVVELFLRYDSFEIDVGYSPLGAKVTVTSLKRATF; encoded by the coding sequence ATGGCACTCTATTCTCTTGTTTcaccttcatcttcttcttcttttttatgTTTGAACCGTCGTCGGCATGATCAGTATTCACACCAACAACAGATCCATGCTGCAATTACTCTCCCACCAAAACCAACTAAATCCGATCCGACCTCAAAAAGTGTAGTACCCGTCAAAAAAATACCCGGTAATTACGGGCTTCCTATTATAGGTCCAATTAATGATCGCCAAGATTATTTTTACAACCAAGGGAGAGATGAATTTTTCAAATCTAGGATTAATAAGTATAAGTCAACGGTGTTTAGAGTCAACATGCCACCTGGCCCTTTCATAGCTTCTGACCCAAACGTCGTCGTTTTACTCGATGGTAAGAGCTTTCCTACACTCTTCGACACCTCAAAAGTAGAAAAGAAAGATCTTTTTACCGGAACTTTTGCTCCTTCCGTTGAACTTACCGGCGGTTACCGAGTCTTATCTTTTCTTGACCCGTCCGAGCCGAGTCatgaaaagcttaaaaaattaatgtttaaaCTCGTTTCCTCAACTCGTCACCGAGTTCTCCCCGAGTTTCAAGCTTCTTTCTCCGAGCTGTTTGACGAGTTGGAGAACGAGTTAGCTAAAAATGGAAAAGCTAAATTTAACGAAGCTAATGATCAAGCATCTTTCAACTTTCTTTCACGGGCTTGGTATGGTGCTAACCCGAGTGAATCAGAACTTGGGTTATCCGGACCCGGTATTATTTCTAAATGGGTATTATTTCAACTCGGCCCGATTCTTTCTCTTGGACTTCCTAAATTCATTGAAGAGCTTACTATTCATAGTTTTCGTTTACCTTTctctttaataaaaaaagattatCAGAAACTCTACGATTTCTTCTACCAAAACTCAACGGAGCTTCTAGAAGAAGCAACCCTGCTTGGAATCTCACGTGACGAAGCATGCCATAACTTGATTTACACCACGTGCTTTAATTCCTTTGGTGGGATGAAAATATTCTTCCCTAACATGATCAAACAAATCGGTCGGGCTGGGGGGAATCTCCACCGTAGATTAGCGGAGGAGATTCGATCAGCAGTCCGATCCAACGGTGGGAAAGTAACCATGTCAGCAATGGAAGAAATGCCATTGATGAAATCAGTGGTGTACGAATCTCTTAGGATTGAACCCCCGGTACCTTTGCAATACGGGCGGGCCAAAAATGATTTAATAATTGAATCTCACGACGCAGCGTTTCAAGTAAAACAAGGGGAAATGTTATTGGGGTATCAACCATTTGCTACTAAAGACCCGAAAATATTTGATCGAGCTGAAGAGTTTGTACCCGAGAGGTTTATTGGGGAAGAGGGTGAGAAGATGTTAAAGCATGTTTTATGGTCTAATGGGCCCGAAAATGAAAGCCCGACAGTGCATAATAAACAGTGTGCTGGAAAAGATTTTGTGGTGTTAGTTTCAAGGTTATTGGTTGTTGAGTTGTTTTTAAGGTATGATTCGTTTGAAATTGATGTTGGGTATTCTCCGTTGGGTGCTAAAGTTACCGTTACTTCCCTTAAAAGAGCTACCTTTTAA